The genomic stretch CTCCTGGCGCAGACCCGCGCCCCCATGACCGGTACGCAGCCGCTTGAGAGCGACGTCCTGCGCGGGGAGATTGTGTTGAACGACCACCTGGGCAGCCCGCGCCTGCGAGTGGAAAGCCACACCACGGTTCCGGATGACCGCAGCGTGATCGGCTGGATGCCCAAGAACCCGATGGACTACACGCCCTTCGGCCGCGAGCTGCCGCAGTCCCCCGACACCAAGACCACGCCCGAGGGCTACACGGGCAAGCCCCTGGATACTACCTTCGGCCTGCAGACCATGAATTACGGCGCGCGCTTCTATGATCCGCGCCTGGGCCGGTGGTGGCAGCGGGATCCGCTGGCGGAAGAATTCGCATCGGTAACCTCTTATGGTTATGTTGAAAGTAACCCTGTAGGAAGTGTAGATAAAGATGGATGCTCAGGAATTTCTTTTCAAGCGGCTTTTACTTTCGACAATGTAGAGGTGATAGGGAGATCTTTCCAATGGGACATCGAATTTGGAGTCTCGCCACCTAGATTTGACGCCAGGTTAACGAGTAGTGAAATTACTGGTGTATCATCGATTCCTTCAGTAGACGCTGCTTTTGGAGTTAGAATTCTGCCAGCAAGTGAAAGTTTGAGGGATTTCGATGTCCCGTCTTCAAGTCTTTCATTATCAATCAATACGCCATTTAAGCTGATTCAGGCATATGGTGGATTCACAG from Candidatus Delongbacteria bacterium encodes the following:
- a CDS encoding RHS repeat-associated core domain-containing protein, with the translated sequence MKTDALPRFMPNGTGATITDIVSNYQNLPATIKLALPSGNTGVIEYRYDTEGRQISRWSWELDAVTGEKVAGTEGNEWSYYDALGRLDARVGIANGVLDHRLVNVLTEAGEQGNWYRREFMNSGGTDDLPLPGSLTRNWSTYGARGLLAQTRAPMTGTQPLESDVLRGEIVLNDHLGSPRLRVESHTTVPDDRSVIGWMPKNPMDYTPFGRELPQSPDTKTTPEGYTGKPLDTTFGLQTMNYGARFYDPRLGRWWQRDPLAEEFASVTSYGYVESNPVGSVDKDGCSGISFQAAFTFDNVEVIGRSFQWDIEFGVSPPRFDARLTSSEITGVSSIPSVDAAFGVRILPASESLRDFDVPSSSLSLSINTPFKLIQAYGGFTEPESGDDVAGASIEFGGAIGFTPIPAIPFDITKTENNKTEKIEQNKTGNDLRGLLELSRENSKTFTDR